One part of the Raphanus sativus cultivar WK10039 chromosome 7, ASM80110v3, whole genome shotgun sequence genome encodes these proteins:
- the LOC108815141 gene encoding uncharacterized protein LOC108815141 encodes MAKLFGYPINVEAEGGGGGSGGGSANAEASRSGISAGLPQREESNPHSRFPESGSSAPMDPQSDLDNSFIDFFGRESNDIETAGEPRNQRQRIAPSEVDIPGGFGDVTEEMELGLGIGAPSGDDSVTVNKVTDPGRVVVGNTDLTPLGGSMGLAPFDDDLFCEEEAMLMTDQLELEPVQSRTAPVNNIDALEFAEAVLMNAVEGSSIMDVDAEFYLAMFPRPGGEGTHGAYADVFAEPFNQEHPPPLPKIRGTRPASKRVVDDLPVVVITSEELSKGKIVCAVCTGKIVCAVEEKVTRLPCWHYYHGECIVPWLGVKNTCPVCRFQLPTDERKG; translated from the coding sequence ATGGCGAAACTCTTCGGTTATCCAATCAACGTCGAAGCAGAAGGTGGAGGTGGTGGTAGCGGTGGCGGCTCAGCCAATGCGGAGGCTTCTCGATCTGGTATCTCCGCCGGTTTACCTCAGAGGGAAGAAAGCAATCCGCATTCCCGTTTCCCAGAGTCTGGATCATCGGCTCCGATGGATCCACAATCGGATCTGGATAACTCCTTCATCGATTTCTTCGGCAGAGAGTCGAACGATATCGAAACGGCTGGTGAGCCGCGAAATCAGAGGCAACGTATTGCGCCGAGTGAGGTAGATATCCCCGGAGGATTCGGTGACGTCACGGAGGAGATGGAATTAGGGCTAGGAATCGGTGCCCCATCAGGTGATGATTCAGTTACTGTGAATAAGGTAACTGATCCGGGTCGGGTCGTAGTTGGTAATACGGATCTGACTCCTCTCGGAGGTAGTATGGGTCTAGCTCCTTTTGATGATGATCTCTTTTGCGAGGAGGAAGCCATGTTGATGACTGATCAATTGGAATTAGAGCCTGTCCAATCCAGAACTGCACCTGTTAACAACATTGATGCTTTAGAATTTGCTGAAGCTGTACTGATGAACGCTGTGGAAGGCAGTTCTATCATGGACGTGGATGCTGAGTTTTATCTAGCTATGTTTCCTCGACCTGGTGGTGAAGGAACCCATGGAGCTTACGCTGATGTTTTTGCGGAACCATTCAATCAAGAacatcctcctcctcttcctaaAATCAGGGGAACTCGTCCCGCATCCAAAAGGGTTGTTGATGATCTCCCTGTTGTGGTGATCACCTCTGAAGAGCTCAGCAAAGGGAAGATTGTTTGCGCGGTCTGCACTGGGAAGATTGTTTGCGCGGTCGAGGAGAAAGTTACTAGGCTTCCTTGTTGGCATTACTATCACGGAGAGTGTATAGTACCTTGGTTAGGGGTGAAGAACACATGCCCGGTTTGTCGGTTTCAGCTTCCTACTGATGAAAGGAAAGGCTAG
- the LOC108814103 gene encoding tRNA (guanine(26)-N(2))-dimethyltransferase 1, producing the protein METDLNDYTVIKEGEAEILMHKKNQVFFNKAQVNNRDMSIAVLRAFISKRKQEHEAMLSKRARSSGKVVEKDVSEVSKEGDATENGNHNGKTNGEGEDGVASHDGPKEASKTTTYEPVRRELKPPRVLEALSASGLRALRYAREVEGIGQVVALDNDPASVEACQRNIKFNGLMSTSKVESHLTDARVHMLTNPKEFDVVDLDPYGAPSIFLDSAVQSVADGGLLMCTATDMAVLCGANGEVCYSKYGSYPLKGKYCHEMALRILLASIESHANRYKRYIVPVLSVQIDFYVRVFVRVYTSASEMKNTPLKLSYVYQCIGCDSFHLQSVGRSLPKHNSVRYQAGVGPVVPQDCTHCGKKYNMGGPIWSAPIHDQEWVASILNGVKSMKDRYPAYDKICSMLTTISEELPDVPLFLSLHSLAATLKCTSPSAAMFRSAVVNAKYRVSGSHVNPLGIKTDAPMEIIWDIMRCWVKNHPVKAQSPDHPGSVILSKEPSHQADFSRHVGSLSKAQVKKVARFLPNPEKHWGPKVRAGRQITSKHVSLIGHDAVNGHLNGHHKEEGAEEEEEEEEEPDMKRRKITEDSIASTTS; encoded by the exons ATGGAGACAGATCTAAATGATTATACCGTTATCAAGGAAGGAGAAGCTGAGATTCTAATGCACAAGAAGAACCAAGTCTTCTTCAACAAAGCTcag GTGAATAACAGGGACATGTCAATTGCTGTCCTAAGGGCATTTATATCCAAACGCAAGCAAGAGCATGAGGCGATGTTATCTAAAAGAGCTAGATCGTCTGGTAAAGTGGTTGAAAAGGACGTCTCTGAAGTTTCAAAGGAAGGAGATGCTACTGAGAACGGTAACCATAATGGTAAAACCAAcggagaaggagaagatggagtAGCTTCTCATGATGGACCAAAGGAAGCTTCCAAGACCACAACATATGAACCGGTCCGAAGGGAACTCAAGCCACCAAGAGTCCTTGAG GCTCTGTCAGCTTCCGGTTTAAGGGCTTTGAGATATGCTCGTGAAGTTGAAGGAATTGGTCAAGTTGTGGCTTTAGATAATGACCCAG CATCGGTTGAAGCTTGCCAGAGAAACATAAAGTTCAATGGCTTGATGTCTACTTCAAAGGTGGAGTCACATCTTACTGATGCTCGTGTCCATATGCTCACCAACCCTAAGGAATTTGATGTG GTTGATCTTGATCCATATGGTGCGCCGTCTATCTTCCTTGATTCAGCTGTTCAATCAGTTGCCGACGGTGGGCTGCTGATGTGTACAGCTACTGACATGGCAGTGTTATGTGGTGCTAATGGCGAGGTTTGCTATTCCAA ATATGGTTCCTATCCACTTAAAGGGAAGTATTGTCATGAGATGGCTTTGAGGATCCTCCTCGCCAGCATTGag AGCCATGCAAACCGCTACAAACGGTATATCGTTCCTGTTCTATCAGTCCAAATTGATTTCTACGTCCGTGTTTTCGTCCGTGTCTACAC TTCGGCGAGTGAAATGAAGAACACTCCACTAAAGCTCTCCTACGTCTATCAGTGCATTGGTTGTGATTCTTTTCATCTTCAATCTGTTGGAAGATCTCTTCCTAAG CATAACAGTGTGAGGTATCAAGCAGGAGTTGGACCAGTTGTTCCTCAGGACTGCACTCACTGTGGGAAAAAATACAACATGGGTGGACCGATATGGTCAGCTCCGATTCACGATCAAGAATGGGTGGCTTCGATACTGAACGGTGTCAAGTCCATGAAAGATAGATATCCAGCTTACGACAAGATATGCTCTATGCTGACCACGATCTCAGAGGAACTGCCGGATGTTCCGCTCTTTCTGAGCCTTCACAGTCTCGCCGCGACGCTGAAATGCACTTCGCCTTCGGCTGCTATGTTTAGATCGGCTGTTGTCAATGCGAAGTACCGTGTCTCCGGGTCGCATGTGAACCCTCTCGGGATTAAAACCGATGCTCCCATGGAGATCATCTGGGACATCATGCGTTGCTGGGTGAAAAATCATCCTGTGAAGGCTCAGTCACCTGACCATCCAGGAAGTGTGATTCTGTCTAAAGAACCATCTCATCAG GCTGACTTTTCGCGGCACGTTGGTTCACTAAGCAAAGCGCAGGTGAAGAAAGTAGCGAGGTTTCTGCCGAACCCGGAGAAGCACTGGGGACCAAAGGTGAGGGCTGGTCGTCAGATCACGAGCAAACACGTCTCGCTTATTGGTCACGATGCAGTGAACGGTCATCTCAATGGCCACCATAAGGAAGAaggagctgaagaagaagaagaagaagaagaagagccagACATGAAAAGACGGAAGATAACAGAGGATAGTATTGCCTCAACAACATCATAG
- the LOC108816022 gene encoding protein ORANGE, chloroplastic yields MQSLTSNEVAGFAVGALLLGATIAAPKVDAFIAAAQRRSLGMCRKCGDVKNVACGRCKGTGSIKSGGIFGFGEPEPSNARSATCDNCQGKGCFPCPECSKS; encoded by the exons atgcAGAGCTTAACATCGAACGAAGTAGCGGGTTTCGCTGTGGGAGCTCTGCTTCTCGGTGCCACCATCGCTGCTCCAAAAGTTGACGCTTTCATCGCCGCTGCTCAGAGAAG GTCTCTTGGGATGTGCAGGAAGTGCGGAGATGTAAAGAACGTAGCGTGTGGTCGCTGCAAAGGGACAGGGTCGATCAAATCAGGAGGTATCTTTGGATTCGGGGAGCCAGAGCCATCAAACGCTAGATCAGCCACTTGCGATAATTGCCAAGGCAAGGGTTGTTTCCCTTGCCCCGAGTGCTCAAAGTCTtga